A genomic window from Pocillopora verrucosa isolate sample1 chromosome 7, ASM3666991v2, whole genome shotgun sequence includes:
- the LOC131797508 gene encoding adipocyte plasma membrane-associated protein-like isoform X3 — protein sequence MLTKTERLFEGKVFGPESMAVDSKGILYTGLGDGRIVKLEGDKVKEINRTGKQVVECGTVEFWSKCGRPLGMRFDRNGINLIVADAYFGLLEVNPETKVVKILLPPATGFNGKPFRFVNHLDIDEDGTIFFTDSSAKWQAHQASYSFFEGDKTGRLMAYHLKTGELELLMDGLYFANGVQISPEGDHLLVVEYAASRIMKYYIKGENKGKSEVFVENLPGYPDNIRPSSSGGYWVAMSMVFTEFNDMLMYSYPRARNFLAKVFYLPWLVNFAGPNYGLILELDRNGHITRSFQDPTGSVVPGHISEVYDDGNVLYLGSYQSSFLGKLELKD from the exons AtgttaacaaaaacagaaaggcTGTTTGAGGGAAAGGTGTTTGGACCTGAATCTATGGCTGTTGACAGTAAAG GTATTCTATACACTGGTTTAGGAGATGGAAGAATTGTTAAACTAGAGGGAGATAAAGTGAAGGAAATAAATCGAACTGGAAAGCAAGTGGTGGAATGTG GGACTGTGGAATTCTGGTCCAAATGTGGTCGGCCATTGGGGATGCGCTTTGACAGAAATGGAATCAACCTCATTGTTGCTGATGCATATTTTGGTTTGCTCGAAGTGAACCCCGAGACCAAAGTAGTGAAAATACTTTTACCTCCAGCAACAGGATTCAACGGCAAGCCCTTTCGATTTGTAAATCATCTGGATATAGATGAGGATGGTACCATCTTCTTCACAGATTCAAGTGCTAAGTGGCAAGCACATCAAGCCTCCTACTCTTTTTTCGAAGGAGATAAAACTGGAAGACTAATGGCATACCACCTGAAGACAGGTGAATTGGAACTTCTGATGGATGGTCTTTACTTTGCTAATGGTGTCCAGATTTCACCAGAGGGGGACCATTTGCTTGTTGTGGAATATGCTGCATCAAGGATAATGAA GTATTACATTAAAGGGGAAAATAAAGGCAAATCAGAAGTGTTTGTTGAAAACCTCCCTGGATATCCTGACAACATTCGTCCGAGTAGCTCTGGAGGATATTGGGTCGCTATGTCAATGGTCTTTACGGAGTTTAATGACATGTTGATGTATTCATACCCCAGGGCCAGGAACTTCTTAGCTAAG GTGTTTTACCTTCCATGGTTAGTAAACTTTGCAGGCCCAAATTATGGTCTCATACTGGAGTTAGATAGAAATGGTCATATCACCAGGAGCTTCCAGGACCCAACTGGCAGTGTTGTACCTGGTCATATCAGTGAGGTTTATGATGATGGTAACGTGCTCTACCTCGGTAGCTATCAGTCTTCTTTCCTTGGTAAGCTGGAGTTGAAAGACTGA
- the LOC131794410 gene encoding nyctalopin-like has product MAKTLFASIFVLIFLQYYLCGAQSGEKVPHLVSDDIAEGYPTGCRFYKDRKFFQCRNAGIFAIPEVKESWEVVTVDLSGNNISSVQFGDGYRSVQSINLERNNITTFFEESIQELEHLHHLSIGGNPFHCDCNLEWLRERLLGSKNPFPLVKHVQDIKCASPSSLLGTILITLSTEKLCGKGPKVEDKLLRPTTSESGSEKVQKPVNSTAKAALLKAKHQAFERGRVAEIVGVTLAFAVVIVVMSVAFIAM; this is encoded by the exons ATGGCCAAAACTCTTTTCGCATCAATCTTTGTCTTGATTTTTCTCCAATATTATCTTTGTGGAGCACAGTCCGGGGAAAAAGTTCCGCATTTGGTTTCTGATGATATCGCAGAAGGCTATCCAACGGGATGTAGATTTTACAAAGacaggaaattttttcagtgtCGCAACGCAGGAATATTTGCAATCCCTGAAGTGAAAGAAAGCTGGGAAGTTGTAACTGT AGATCTTTCCGGAAACAACATCTCAAGTGTTCAATTTGGTGATGGTTACCGAAGTGTTCAATCTAT AAATTTGGAGCGAAACAACATCACAACATTTTTTGAAGAATCAATCCAGGAACTAGAACACCTTCATCACCT GTCTATCGGAGGAAACCCTTTTCACTGCGACTGCAATCTGGAATGGCTTCGGGAACGCCTTCTTGGCTCAAAAAACCCCTTCCCTTTAGTTAAACACGTCCAAGATATCAAATGCGCCTCGCCATCCAGTTTGCTCGGAACAATACTGATCACTCTTTCCACGGAGAAGTTATGCGGTAAGG GCCCTAAAGTGGAGGATAAACTCTTAAGACCAACGACTTCGGAGTCCGGCTCAGAGAAGGTACAGAAACCGGTTAATTCAACTGCAAAGGCTGCATTACTAAAGGCAAAGCACCAAGCCTTTGAAAGGGGACGGGTAGCGGAAATCGTTGGAGTCACTCTTGCTTTTGCAGTAGTAATAGTTGTAATGTCTGTGGCCTTTATTGCCATGTGA
- the LOC131796565 gene encoding actin-related protein 2-B — protein MAALGEVPGNELSRDKAALRKLAAAILVLTKVVGVNSTVMDAKGNKVLVCDNGTGFVKCGYAGSNFPAHIFPSMVGRPIIRSTAKVGDIEVKDLMIGDEASKLRYMLEVNYPMDNGIVRNWEDMKHVWDYTFGETKLNVDPTNCKVLLTEPPLNPTKNREKMIQVMFENYQFEGVYIAIQAVLTLYAQGLLTGVVIDSGDGVTHICPVYEGFALPHLTRRLDIAGRDITKYLIKLLLLRGYAFNHTADFETVRMMKEKLCYVGYNIEQEQKLALETTVLVEQYTLPDGRVVKMSGERFEAPEALFQPHLINIEGVGVAELLFNTIQAADIDTRADFYKHIVLSGGTTMYPGLPSRLEREIKQLYLERVLKGDTTKLSKFKIRIEDPPRRKHMVFLGGAVLADIMKDKEGFWMTRQEYQEKGLKVLEKLGVKVG, from the exons ATGGCAGCCTTGGGGGAGGTGCCAGGAAACGAGCTATCACGTGACAAGGCGGCGTTGAGGAAGTTAGCAGCGGCCATATTGGTTTTGACGAAAGTGGTCGGTGTGAACAGCACGGTCATGGATGCCAAGGGAAATAAAGTTCTCGTTTGCGACAATGGAACAGGG TTTGTCAAGTGCGGATATGCAGGCTCAAACTTCCCAGCTCACATCTTTCCTTCGATGGTGGGCAGACCCATTATTAGATCCACAGCGAAAGTAGGAGATATTGAAGTGAAG GATCTGATGATTGGAGATGAAGCCAGCAAACTAAGATACATGTTAGAAGTGAACTATCCAATGGATAATGGAATTGTTCGAAACTGGGAGGACATGAAACATGTATGGGACTACACGTTTGGAGAAACAAAGCTTAACGTTGATCCAACGAATTGCAAA GTTCTGCTTACCGAACCGCCTTTGAATCCGACgaagaacagagaaaaaatgattCAG GTCATGTTTGAGAACTACCAATTTGAAGGTGTTTATATCGCTATTCAGGCTGTTTTAACTTTGTACGCACAAG GTTTGCTGACTGGTGTGGTAATAGACTCTGGTGATGGAGTGACTCATATCTGCCCAGTTTATGAAGGCTTTGCTCTGCCTCATCTCACCAGGAGATTAGACATAGCTGGACGAGATATTACCAAATATCTTATCAAG TTGCTTCTGTTGCGTGGATATGCATTCAACCACACTGCTGACTTTGAAACTGTCCGTATGATGAAAGAAAAGCTCTGTTATGTCGG GTACAACATTGAACAAGAACAAAAGCTGGCCTTAGAAACAACAGTTCTTGTAGAACAGTACACA CTTCCAGATGGACGGGTTGTGAAGATGAGTGGTGAGCGATTTGAAGCACCTGAGGCATTGTTTCAACCCCATCTCATCAACATTGAAGGAGTGGGTGTTGCAGAGCTCCTGTTCAACACCATACAGGCTGCAGACATTGATACCAGAGCAGACTTTTACAAGCACATTGTTCTGTCTGGTGGTACCACTATGTACCCTGGCCTACCAAGCAGGCTAGAGAGGGAGATCAAACAGTTGTATCTGGAGAGAGTTCTTAAGGGAGATACCACAAAATTGTCG aaatttaaaatcagaATTGAAGATCCACCCAGAAGGAAACACATGGTGTTCCTTGGTGGTGCTGTGCTGGCTGACATTATGAAGGACAAAGAAGGATTCTGGATGACACGGcaagaatatcaagagaaaggaCTTAAAGTTTTAGAGAAGTTGGGAGTGAAAGTTGGTTGA
- the LOC131797508 gene encoding adipocyte plasma membrane-associated protein-like isoform X1, whose translation MFASVVLLILSFFDVVFFFIPSPVDPILNSTFEKKTPKFEGALKVNSMLTKTERLFEGKVFGPESMAVDSKGILYTGLGDGRIVKLEGDKVKEINRTGKQVVECGTVEFWSKCGRPLGMRFDRNGINLIVADAYFGLLEVNPETKVVKILLPPATGFNGKPFRFVNHLDIDEDGTIFFTDSSAKWQAHQASYSFFEGDKTGRLMAYHLKTGELELLMDGLYFANGVQISPEGDHLLVVEYAASRIMKYYIKGENKGKSEVFVENLPGYPDNIRPSSSGGYWVAMSMVFTEFNDMLMYSYPRARNFLAKVFYLPWLVNFAGPNYGLILELDRNGHITRSFQDPTGSVVPGHISEVYDDGNVLYLGSYQSSFLGKLELKD comes from the exons ATGTTTGCTTCCGTCGTGCTACTGATTCTGAGTTTTTTTGACGTcgtgtttttctttattccttccCCAGTTGATCCGATCTTGAACAG CACTTTCGAAAAGAAGACTCCAAAATTTGAGGGAGCACTGAAAGTTAACAGCAtgttaacaaaaacagaaaggcTGTTTGAGGGAAAGGTGTTTGGACCTGAATCTATGGCTGTTGACAGTAAAG GTATTCTATACACTGGTTTAGGAGATGGAAGAATTGTTAAACTAGAGGGAGATAAAGTGAAGGAAATAAATCGAACTGGAAAGCAAGTGGTGGAATGTG GGACTGTGGAATTCTGGTCCAAATGTGGTCGGCCATTGGGGATGCGCTTTGACAGAAATGGAATCAACCTCATTGTTGCTGATGCATATTTTGGTTTGCTCGAAGTGAACCCCGAGACCAAAGTAGTGAAAATACTTTTACCTCCAGCAACAGGATTCAACGGCAAGCCCTTTCGATTTGTAAATCATCTGGATATAGATGAGGATGGTACCATCTTCTTCACAGATTCAAGTGCTAAGTGGCAAGCACATCAAGCCTCCTACTCTTTTTTCGAAGGAGATAAAACTGGAAGACTAATGGCATACCACCTGAAGACAGGTGAATTGGAACTTCTGATGGATGGTCTTTACTTTGCTAATGGTGTCCAGATTTCACCAGAGGGGGACCATTTGCTTGTTGTGGAATATGCTGCATCAAGGATAATGAA GTATTACATTAAAGGGGAAAATAAAGGCAAATCAGAAGTGTTTGTTGAAAACCTCCCTGGATATCCTGACAACATTCGTCCGAGTAGCTCTGGAGGATATTGGGTCGCTATGTCAATGGTCTTTACGGAGTTTAATGACATGTTGATGTATTCATACCCCAGGGCCAGGAACTTCTTAGCTAAG GTGTTTTACCTTCCATGGTTAGTAAACTTTGCAGGCCCAAATTATGGTCTCATACTGGAGTTAGATAGAAATGGTCATATCACCAGGAGCTTCCAGGACCCAACTGGCAGTGTTGTACCTGGTCATATCAGTGAGGTTTATGATGATGGTAACGTGCTCTACCTCGGTAGCTATCAGTCTTCTTTCCTTGGTAAGCTGGAGTTGAAAGACTGA
- the LOC131795211 gene encoding protein YIF1B-like isoform X1 — translation MDPPMGDSNVFAMQTSPRRRSPYDENSDMYNQRMPVQKRNVSSAQHRGGPFGGHSGPTPLFEDTSVDQQQGMPGMQGGFGQFAGNEFLQGPMANVAVGYGAAMANQGKEYVEKHIDRFVSVSKLKYYFAVDTTYVVKKLGLLIFPFTHKNWSVQYNKSEPVAPRYEVNAPDLYIPVMAFVTYILVAGLVMGTQNRFTPEQLGITASSALVWLFVEIMAILFSMYICNVQAEIKWLDLLAFCGYKYFGMIVSCLGGLVFHSFGYYLILLWMSISIGFFMVRTLRLIIVPESAPDGIARASKRRIYLLLFIAVLQPLFMYFLTSHLRPVSSESLNGPKATL, via the exons ATGGACCCACCAATGGGAg ACTCTAATGTATTCGCAATGCAAACCTCTCCCCGCAGACGTTCACCATATGATG AAAACTCCGATATGTATAACCAGAGAATGCCTGTCCAGAAAAGGAATGTTTCATCAG CTCAACATCGAGGGGGCCCATTTGGAGGACACAGTGGTCCTACCCCCCTGTTTGAGGATACAAGTGTAGACCAACAACAGGGAATGCCAGGAATGCAAGGGGGGTTTGGACAGTTTGCTGGAAATGAATTTCTACAAGGTCCAATGGCTAATGTGGCCGTAGGGTATGGAGCAGCCATGGCTAATCAAGGCAAAGAATATGTGGAAAAGCAT attgaCCGATTTGTTTCAGTATCAAAATTAAAGTATTACTTTGCTGTGGATACGACATATGTTGTTAAAAAACTGGGACTGCTCATCTTCCCTTTCACGCACAAA AACTGGTCAGTACAGTATAACAAGTCAGAACCGGTTGCACCAAGATATGAAGTGAATGCCCCTGATCTCTACATTCCAG TGATGGCATTTGTTACATACATTCTTGTTGCGGGGCTAGTTATGGGAACACAGAATAg ATTCACTCCTGAACAGCTGGGTATCACAGCCAGTTCTGCCCTTGTGTGGCTGTTTGTTGAAATAATGGCTATCCTCTTTTCCATGTACATCTGCAATGTGCAGGCAGAGATCAAGTGGCTTGATCTTTTAGCATTTTGTGGCTACAAATATTTTGG GATGATTGTGAGTTGCCTTGGTGGGCTTGTTTTCCATTCCTTTGGTTATTATCTTATCCTCTTATGGATGAGCATCAGCATTGGATTTTTCATG GTGCGCACCTTGAGGTTAATTATTGTACCAGAATCTGCACCTGATGGGATCGCCAGAGCAAGCAAACGAAGAATATATCTTCTGTTATTTATAGCCGTGTTGCAGCCCTTGTTCATGTATTTCTTAACAAGTCATTTGAGACCAGTCTCTTCAGAGTCCTTAAATGGCCCAAAAGCCACCTTGTAA
- the LOC131795211 gene encoding protein YIF1B-like isoform X2 yields MDPPMGENSDMYNQRMPVQKRNVSSAQHRGGPFGGHSGPTPLFEDTSVDQQQGMPGMQGGFGQFAGNEFLQGPMANVAVGYGAAMANQGKEYVEKHIDRFVSVSKLKYYFAVDTTYVVKKLGLLIFPFTHKNWSVQYNKSEPVAPRYEVNAPDLYIPVMAFVTYILVAGLVMGTQNRFTPEQLGITASSALVWLFVEIMAILFSMYICNVQAEIKWLDLLAFCGYKYFGMIVSCLGGLVFHSFGYYLILLWMSISIGFFMVRTLRLIIVPESAPDGIARASKRRIYLLLFIAVLQPLFMYFLTSHLRPVSSESLNGPKATL; encoded by the exons ATGGACCCACCAATGGGAg AAAACTCCGATATGTATAACCAGAGAATGCCTGTCCAGAAAAGGAATGTTTCATCAG CTCAACATCGAGGGGGCCCATTTGGAGGACACAGTGGTCCTACCCCCCTGTTTGAGGATACAAGTGTAGACCAACAACAGGGAATGCCAGGAATGCAAGGGGGGTTTGGACAGTTTGCTGGAAATGAATTTCTACAAGGTCCAATGGCTAATGTGGCCGTAGGGTATGGAGCAGCCATGGCTAATCAAGGCAAAGAATATGTGGAAAAGCAT attgaCCGATTTGTTTCAGTATCAAAATTAAAGTATTACTTTGCTGTGGATACGACATATGTTGTTAAAAAACTGGGACTGCTCATCTTCCCTTTCACGCACAAA AACTGGTCAGTACAGTATAACAAGTCAGAACCGGTTGCACCAAGATATGAAGTGAATGCCCCTGATCTCTACATTCCAG TGATGGCATTTGTTACATACATTCTTGTTGCGGGGCTAGTTATGGGAACACAGAATAg ATTCACTCCTGAACAGCTGGGTATCACAGCCAGTTCTGCCCTTGTGTGGCTGTTTGTTGAAATAATGGCTATCCTCTTTTCCATGTACATCTGCAATGTGCAGGCAGAGATCAAGTGGCTTGATCTTTTAGCATTTTGTGGCTACAAATATTTTGG GATGATTGTGAGTTGCCTTGGTGGGCTTGTTTTCCATTCCTTTGGTTATTATCTTATCCTCTTATGGATGAGCATCAGCATTGGATTTTTCATG GTGCGCACCTTGAGGTTAATTATTGTACCAGAATCTGCACCTGATGGGATCGCCAGAGCAAGCAAACGAAGAATATATCTTCTGTTATTTATAGCCGTGTTGCAGCCCTTGTTCATGTATTTCTTAACAAGTCATTTGAGACCAGTCTCTTCAGAGTCCTTAAATGGCCCAAAAGCCACCTTGTAA
- the LOC131797508 gene encoding adipocyte plasma membrane-associated protein-like isoform X2, giving the protein MFASVVLLILSFFDVVFFFIPSPVDPILNSTFEKKTPKFEGALKVNSMLTKTERLFEGKVFGPESMAVDSKGTVEFWSKCGRPLGMRFDRNGINLIVADAYFGLLEVNPETKVVKILLPPATGFNGKPFRFVNHLDIDEDGTIFFTDSSAKWQAHQASYSFFEGDKTGRLMAYHLKTGELELLMDGLYFANGVQISPEGDHLLVVEYAASRIMKYYIKGENKGKSEVFVENLPGYPDNIRPSSSGGYWVAMSMVFTEFNDMLMYSYPRARNFLAKVFYLPWLVNFAGPNYGLILELDRNGHITRSFQDPTGSVVPGHISEVYDDGNVLYLGSYQSSFLGKLELKD; this is encoded by the exons ATGTTTGCTTCCGTCGTGCTACTGATTCTGAGTTTTTTTGACGTcgtgtttttctttattccttccCCAGTTGATCCGATCTTGAACAG CACTTTCGAAAAGAAGACTCCAAAATTTGAGGGAGCACTGAAAGTTAACAGCAtgttaacaaaaacagaaaggcTGTTTGAGGGAAAGGTGTTTGGACCTGAATCTATGGCTGTTGACAGTAAAG GGACTGTGGAATTCTGGTCCAAATGTGGTCGGCCATTGGGGATGCGCTTTGACAGAAATGGAATCAACCTCATTGTTGCTGATGCATATTTTGGTTTGCTCGAAGTGAACCCCGAGACCAAAGTAGTGAAAATACTTTTACCTCCAGCAACAGGATTCAACGGCAAGCCCTTTCGATTTGTAAATCATCTGGATATAGATGAGGATGGTACCATCTTCTTCACAGATTCAAGTGCTAAGTGGCAAGCACATCAAGCCTCCTACTCTTTTTTCGAAGGAGATAAAACTGGAAGACTAATGGCATACCACCTGAAGACAGGTGAATTGGAACTTCTGATGGATGGTCTTTACTTTGCTAATGGTGTCCAGATTTCACCAGAGGGGGACCATTTGCTTGTTGTGGAATATGCTGCATCAAGGATAATGAA GTATTACATTAAAGGGGAAAATAAAGGCAAATCAGAAGTGTTTGTTGAAAACCTCCCTGGATATCCTGACAACATTCGTCCGAGTAGCTCTGGAGGATATTGGGTCGCTATGTCAATGGTCTTTACGGAGTTTAATGACATGTTGATGTATTCATACCCCAGGGCCAGGAACTTCTTAGCTAAG GTGTTTTACCTTCCATGGTTAGTAAACTTTGCAGGCCCAAATTATGGTCTCATACTGGAGTTAGATAGAAATGGTCATATCACCAGGAGCTTCCAGGACCCAACTGGCAGTGTTGTACCTGGTCATATCAGTGAGGTTTATGATGATGGTAACGTGCTCTACCTCGGTAGCTATCAGTCTTCTTTCCTTGGTAAGCTGGAGTTGAAAGACTGA